Proteins encoded by one window of Taeniopygia guttata chromosome 1A, bTaeGut7.mat, whole genome shotgun sequence:
- the LOC100221272 gene encoding histone H2B 5 produces MPEPAKSTSAPKKGSKKAVTKTQKKGDKKRHKSRKESYSIYVYKVLKQVHPDTGISSKAMGIMNSFVNDIFERIAGEASRLAHYNKRSTITSREIQTAVRLLLPGELAKHAVSEGTKAVTKYTSSK; encoded by the coding sequence ATGCCAGAGCCAGCAAAGTCAACCTCAGCTCCCAAAAAGGGCTCCAAGAAAGCGGTGACAAAGACCCAGAAGAAGGGCGATAAAAAGCGTCACAAAAGCAGGAAGGAGAGCTACTCCATCTATGTCTACAAGGTGCTGAAGCAGGTCCATCCTGACACTGGCATCTCCTCCAAGGCCATGGGCATCATGAACTCCTTCGTCAATGACATCTTTGAGCGCATTGCTGGAGAAGCCTCCCGCCTGGCCCATTACAACAAGCGCTCCACCATCACGTCCCGGGAGATTCAGACGGCCGTgcgcctgctgctcccaggagaGCTGGCCAAGCACGCGGTCTCAGAGGGCACCAAGGCTGTCACCAAGTACACGAGCTCCAAATAG